The Mercenaria mercenaria strain notata chromosome 6, MADL_Memer_1, whole genome shotgun sequence genome contains the following window.
agaaacttggcataaatgttcaccacaccgagacgccgtgcagagtgcatgtttcgttgactcgcttcaaggtcaaggtaacacttaggggtcaaatgtcatatcagtttgttttatgtccgctctgtaactcttgaactgctggaaggatttcaaagaaacttggcacaaatgttcaccacatcaagacgtcGTGCacagcacatgtttcggatgactcgcttcaaggtcagtgtcacacttaggggtcaaaggtcatatatgactttgctttgtgtatattgctctgcattgcaatgctcatgtttttatttggcagattccttttttgttcacttacaataatttttttttgaattacttcccttttatattactataaatagcttattttgaaacttttttatcattggccgtagggaaaaaccgagaccacttttctgtggtacaacatggatggtacctcaaatatttaggtgtattttgacatacctttacctagtaaagattttttttgtgaacttagaatttttttttttttaatttcttccctttgttgttcctgtcctttgggcttcaaaagtcaagttctttaaattttgctcccatcctctgatgtaacccttcgggcgtatattgccccgcttggcggagctgttgttatttatttttcctaaaaaaaaaaaataattaaatgaaatctttaaaatacagacatTAGCATTCgccaattatagatttccagatgttttcaaacttcataatttCTTCAtgaattattagctcacctgtcacgtagtgaaagggtgagcttttatgatcgcattttgtccgtcgtccgtccgtcgtcctttcacaatttcttgtgaacataatagaggccacattttgcaatcaattttaatcaaacttgcatacaacttgtattggcataatatctcggttcttttcgaaaattggccagatcccatcacgggttccaaagttatggccccttaaagggccaaaatttgctattttggcatgTGAACACAGTAGACGACATATTGCAatggaatttaatcaaacttgcatacaagttgtattggcgtaatatctcggttcttttcgaaaacaggccatatcccatcatgggttccagagttatggccccttaaaggaccaaaatttgctattttggcttttgcagcaataAAGAGACTTCAtgtatagtttgatttgatacaaacttgcaaaatatctttagcaacaatatatcttggatcCCGtcatgaatctgtcagatccaatcataggttcaggagttacggcccctaattgacacctgaaagagccaaaatttgttcattttagccttgtgaacacgatagaagtgacattttacatttggttttaaccacacttacacacaacttaaaaTGATCTCAGTTTCTTTTGAacaccggctagattccatcattggttctagagtttgattaaacttgcacagaatgtttatcttgatgatctctaggtcaagtttgcaactgggtcatatggggttaaaaactaggccaccaggtcaaatcaaaggaaaatcttgttaacaccctagaggccacatttttaccGTATCtccatgaaacctggtcagaatgtttatcttgatgattcctaggtcaaattaaaaactgggtcatgtggggtcactaggtcaccgggtcaaatcaaaggcaaagcttgttaacactcttgaggccacatttttaccctatcttcataaaacttggtcaagatattatcttgatgattcctaggccaagtttgaaactggattatgtggggtcaaaaactaggtcacccgctcaaatcaaaggaaaagcttgttaacactctaaataCCATATCTATGACCCTTTCTTcttgaatcttggtcagaatgtctatcttgatgattcccatgcttagtttgaaactgggccatgtggggtcaaaaactagatcaccactcaaatcaaaggaaaaacgtgttaacactgtagaggctacatttatgaccctgtcgtcatgaaacttggtcagaatgtttatcttgaggattccaaggccaagtttaacacgtgagcgatatagggtcatcatggccctcttgtatgatatatagttatgacttatgtacattgttagtatgttgcccaGTTACATAGAATAATTATGTTGTATTGGCTTGCAAAATGTTTTGTGACAAATGTCCCTAGGCGGGGGACGATGGTAACTCTGTAACAAATTCTTGTTTAAATGGTCCCGTTTGGCCCATCAGAGCTAAAGAACAGAAAAATAACTAAACCACTAAAGTGGTCAGTTATTAGATGTTTCCAGTTGTTCGAAAATGTTTTCACATGTAAACATATAGCTAAAGTATCATCAGCATGTGATTTTGTCGAAACGAAGTTTAAAAACACAGCTTTAGAATATAATGGTAAAATGGGTGATAACCTGTACAGTAATATTaccatgaaaatgttgaaagttttatttgatattatgttCACTTATTACGTGTGATGATTGTTCCAAACAAGGCATTTTGTAGAGAACCTGATGTCTTTCGAtgttaaaagacatatttatgaaTAACTATTGTAAACAGATTGTCATAATCATAAATTACAACCTTGCCAGGTGTACATGTATCtgaattttgtctttttcttcACTAAAGATTATCTAAAAGGCGGCATTGACATTTGCCAAAGAGTTGCAAAGgtacaaaatcatttaaatgtacatgtacagtctTGTATGTAATTATTTTGCAGGATGTGAGACGATCAATGGAATATTGTTTTTTGACAAAAGTATTAGATCCAAAGAAGAGCAACTGCAACAAGCTCTTCGTATTTGGAAACATGTCAAAAATGGTCTTcctgaaaatagtgaaattgACTTAAATAATATTGGCAAGGAAGTAGAACATATTTCCTCTGTTCTTCACCACAATAATGATGGTTGGCTTGACAAATTGAACGAACACTCACTCGATGCTATAGATACCTATGGCACTATCCCATCGCATGTTATAGAACGTAAAATAAATTCGTACTTTTCGGCCAGTAAATACAAGTTGGTAGCAGAGATAGTGGTGTTATTCGTGTCATCATCAACCAGTTTAGATAATATACCACTGTCTTTGCTGAAAAAGAAGACGATTGTAGTTGTATTTGGAGATTCAGCCTCTCAGCAGTGGAAGACTGTCTCCAGTAGAGATGATCATCTGTTTCTAGTAAACAGGACGGAGAATCTCGGTACCATCAGCGAGCGTTTGATCAATGCAGCTTGTATAGGTAAAGTATCCTATCATATTCTTTATTCTGTGGATTGTACAAATGCTCTCGGAGAACAAAAAAAGGAATGATTAGGTCAGCGAATActagttttaattttatacataaaatatattgttaattaaTGTATTACACCGTTTCTTCTTTACTGACTTTCTCATTTTGATATGAATTGCAGTTGGTGCAAAGACTACAATTTTCACGAAAACTAGTTTAAGTTGGCAGGGTCAAATTAAGAAGAAAAGTATACTTTTGAAGAGAGCTATTTCACTAACGcaacttttttttcagatataaagaTCTTACCCTCCTAGGCCTTAGGCctaaaaaagattgtttgtttccggtaacatgctaaaaaagaATTAGGGAAGATAGGTCGGtaaatctttaattttgtttttcattaagtgggactttttggaaattattttgtgtaaaaacATTAATACAATTAAGAGGGGGAGGTGGGGTGGGGtatacctttagagcatcagtaacttTATTTCTAACATGACttatcatgtttaaagcataaaaagtgcagtcttgcaattttttgtttaaaagttgggaaaaaaaaacttctccaaggccataaaaacatttagggtcgggccaaaaatttagtgtaggtcgggataccggaaacaaacattttttttttcctacgCCTTATGTTGAGGCATATTCATATTAAAACACAGTAACATGTTTTACGTTTCCAGACTCATCATACTATTGTGATACGGACCAGTATAGCACAAAGAAAGGTGCCAAGTGCAAGGATTGTATTGGTAATGCTTGTTCTAAGAATCCAACAGAAGAGATTTCAAATACTTGCAAATCTAGGTGCCCGTGTAAGTAAGCTTTTTATACTTCTCATGTACATGTAGCCTGTTTTGTCTGGCTCTTGGTGATGTATCTCTTGTTGCGCTTTCTTCTTGAAACATGTCTTTTTCCTGAGTGAGTTTTTGCTTATGTGTAACAAGATTATGTCATTACAACATGTGTATTTTGCTATTCATGCCAAAAAAAATCTTACCTGACCACCGACGATATAGCGTCAATCTAAAGAATTAAACATCGTATAATATCGGGCCTAAATATTATCGTTTTGCTAAAACATGTGGGCTTACCTACCATTACTCAGCTCATCGATATGAAAgcttttctttctaaaaatcatGTTGCAcgtgatatttttactataatttcaGTTTTTCGAAGGACGGTTCCCGAGAAGGCGGTCATTACACATGACTTCATTAAAGAAAATGAGAGAACTGCTAGAGTTCCAGATCACAAACCTATAGCCTTAAAAGTGACTGCTATCGTTAAGTATAGGAGTGATAACCGCTCCGGTTCTTTTTATCGCCTTTGCTCTATACAAAAGGCAACGACCAACACCAACGCATTTGAGCATTGAGATGCAAGAGTTTCCAAGAAGAGATGATGAAGAAGATAGAATTGTTATTGACATGCAACAGCGACAAGTCTTGATAAATGAGTCAGTGCCACAACAAGAAACACAAAGACCAGAGGGAGGGGAACCAAACTTTGAATTGAATGACGAGGAACTTGCAGTATCTCTGCTGAAGAATGAGGCGGAAAAAGAGATGAGTATGTCAAAGTTTATTCAGAGTTGATTTTGTTTGTGGTTAAGTCAGACTTCTGAATACCTAGATAAACCCATTGACTTTCTGTAAGCCCACTGTACGACTCCTTCACATGAAAAAAATCCACATGCCTTGTGCATATTCAAACCTACTAGTAAGGAAACAAAATGACCATATGATGTATCCTAGTACATTCAGTGGCCAGTATCATTGCAAAGTTAATTCAACATTGTTTTTTCTCTCTCAATTTTTACAGCCGAATACAGACTGTTTCCCCAAGCCATAAATAGCtatatttcccccaaaaatgttatatattccTATAAAGAATATCATATATTCCCCTTGGAATTTAAAGAAATGTTCCTTAACGGAAGTCGGtgcttatatattttttaactcCAATTATCCCCATGTTGCTTCAAATTTACATCTTGCGCATGAATTGCCAATTTCATAAGGACATTGGCATCAGTTTTTTACAAATTGGTACTTTGCTTGTTACCATAATCAAATGATTTAGATTTTCCCTTTTGGGGTTTATTGCGCAATTTTTTCCCCTTCAAAAAGTCCAAAACAAATCACTGTTCAATAAAACTATATGTATGAAGAAAAACTTTAATTCGTTCATCAGATTTCTACATAATAGCTTTGCCTGAACATTTATACAGGCAATCCGCAGTTAAGGATTTCTTTAAGAAACTTAGATCGTGACGAAATTTCATCCTAATTACACAGTTATTTGTTATAATTGTTATGAAatcgttttgaacaaaaacaaacacagcTATGATGTCAGTTTGGGAAAGTTGTAGGACTAAATATTACAGATATTAAtgaatgatataaaatttattaatcATTGGCCTTTCAATTTTTCAGATGTTTTAGCTACTGGACAACCACCTGTTTATGACGTTCAGACGGCAAAGCAATAATTGTCTAAATGTTATTGTAAATGTACATGGTGATAACAATAAGTCATGGTCGTTTGCCACATAAATTGTATCATTTTACAACTATAGACAttatttatagatttatttttacattatgaaCAAATATAATGTTACACTTTACTCATATTGTCTTGTTGAATGTTTTGAATTTGCGATAGTTTGATTGTAAGCTAAAGACAATTAGCATCTTGTTTCTAATGATTTATTTCAGCTGTTgccaaattaatgataaaaagataAATCAATTTGTAACTTAGAACATATACTTTTGATATTACAATTCAATTAAAATTTCTGTAGGAAAGTCTGTTGAAGCATAGAAAACAGCCAAGCAAACTAATGACGGTATCGGCTAGTCAACACAAAGCAGGACCCTGGCACAATGCAGTCGCAACGGTGAAATTTACTACTCTCTGTCATTGAAAAGAAATGCTGAAAAACTATTTTTGTCCAAATTAATAACCTGGAAATAaacaatttattgtaaataaataaggCTTCAGAAAAAATAGgtccattttgtgtcgattcgccgtaaaacccaattcaCTCAGAAAAAGTAGCCTTagaaacaaaattaatgctaatgtTGTCTAGCTTATAAGTGTAAATGTTGCTTTCCTGTTAGCGAATGTCTGAAAGAGAAACTGGATCATTTTTATAGTTcacttattatttgaattttgacaaacaCTTGTACGGTAGGCTTACTATTTATTTTCTGTCAGAGATTCTTGAATTATTGTATGTATAAATATCAAACAACTTTCAATTGGATCATGTTAGTGGCATAGCATTATACGTTTGGTATGTCCAAATGTTATCTAAAacatattgcagattacttcatcAAAAGTCTGTATGCTGAATTGTATCTTCAACATCTAACTTTGTGAAATACAAACCAACATACACGGTGACGAACACTCTCTTGAGAAAGTCCATGTCGGTCAAAAGAGAATTTTCTTTGACTGATACCTTTTTGTCGTCTTAAACATGTATGGTTATAGTAATAGCTTCAAATTAAAACCACCCTAATTTTAAATGGTTGTGcgcaatatattttgaaaattaggtACGTTTATATGTTTAAGATTTGTTTGCAATATGTGGTAGATTTCTCGTTGACATATAGGTGTGTCACGAAGATAGATAGTCATATGTCGCAATGTTCTAAATGATTATAGCACTATTCTATGAATGGAATAGAAGGAGTATAACAATGAACATTGCAATgattaaaatacaataacattaaAGCTATTCTGCTGGGAGGAAGACCGAAGTGTTATTGGTGTGGGTATATTCATGTGTCATGTTTGGAAAAAATAGCTGCAATCATAGAGAGGGAGATATATGGAAAATAATAGCTAGGTTGGTGCCGTAGATGGAGAGCGTTTATCCGGGAAGGCGGAGGAATATATAGGGTATACCGAAGGCGAACCCGATAAATTCCGGAGCCGATCCACGGCACCAACCTATTATTCTCTAATTATCCTGTCACTTGTATCAATTTCGATCCAATAATAAAGTGCCGTATATTTTTATCGGTCTACGCCACTTGATCACATGACCTTGATCTATGTTGACATTTGAATGAGTTTTAGCTGTAGATGTTGCCACAGTAAATGTATTTTGGTTGTACTACACCTTTGAACGTATTTGCTATACAACTAACATGAATTATTTGTTTTAAGTtcggtatatgttttatatgttttgaaaGGTGTTGTTTCTTTCGTTAGAGTAATAGGAAAGCTGCTTGTGTAAAACCGTTTTGTTAGTAGATTAATTGAACTCATCATTTCGCTTTCTAGTAAAATACTATGAGATGTATAAGTAGGGTCCATATGTATCAAAGTTTAACCATAGACTTAAAATTTCTTAGAGTTTTAGTTACAGTTACTATAGCTccactgaaaatatacaaatactACTTAAAATGTGAAGACAATTTTGTTTATGATTGAAACCAACAGTCTGTGGTCAAGTCAAGTTAGCTCTTTATTTACGTCTTAAAGATAAAGTCTTCAACTGAAAAGTTTGCTAGGAAGTTTTAAGAGTGCAGATAAATTTATATAGGAATTGGTCTGATTATTTTGGAGAGTATTTAGAAGACAATAATATAAAAGGCGTACGTTTGCACGTCAAGAGaattgaaattcaaaattttgttcattaagaCTGTTAAAAGCTGACGGgtcaaaattaaaagtttttgtaaATCGAAGCATAAATAATGTTTGAAGAATGGCAAAAGAATTTTTTATACAATTTCTCATTTTCTAACTTACtgattttaacagtttttttccgGTCCTTTTATAACTATGTTTGTATGTAAATTGAGATTTTTGTGGGCATATGTGTTGTAAAATAGCATGTTATCTTACCTAGTATATTAAAAGTCTCATAGCTGTTGTGAACAAAAAATAGAAACGTATTACTTCTAGTTAGAGGATTGCATGTTTTACACAGTCTACTGTTCGATCCACTTTTTCTATAGCAGGGTTCTGTCATGATTgctttttaatatattgtaaaatttcgagaaagtatttttttttctaaatttttcacAGTCCAGACTTGTGTTTGTTTTACACAAGGAcagtacatttttgactatttaataCTGACATgatggaaaacatttttaaaattcataacaATTTTTCTATCACCCTTGAGACATTTAGGCTAATGTATATCTTGATCTTGCAAACTGAAGCAGCAACTCACAAATACACGTTACGAATCAGGAGGATCAAACAGTAGGTGACTTACCTCTGAAATACATATctcttttcttatttttaattgGTTACTTTTgagtttgaaatatttctttcagaTGATTTTTTCCGATTGTAGTATGCGAAattaatgtttgtgtttttattgagAATACATACTTATAATCAcattttagcccaccatcatcagatggtgggctattcaactcactctgcgtccgtggtccgtccgtccgtccgtccttccgtccgttaacaatttctcgttatcgcatctcctcagaaactactggggggattttgaccaaactttgtgaAAATGATGTactggtaccctagttgtgtccccctgaaaaacagactggttcaacaattttagagtgagttatggccctttgtttatttttataattaacagatttatatagggaaaaactttgaaaatcttcttgtccaaaaccacagagcctaggactttgatatttggtatgtagcatcatctagtggttctctaccaagatgattcaaattatttccctggggtcaaatatggccccgccccgggggtcacatggtttatatagacttacatagggaaaatttttgaaaaacctcttgtccaaaaccacagtgcctagggctttgatattttgtgtgtgacgtcatctagtggtcttctactaagattattcaaattattcccctagggtcaaatatggccccgccctgggggtcacatggtttacatagacttatatagggaaaaactttgaaaatcgtcttgtccaaaccacaaagcctagggctttcatatttgtaatgtagcatcatctagtggttctctactaagtttgttcaaattatccccctagggccaaatatggccccgccccgggggccacatggttcatatagacttatatagggaaaagcttttaaaatcttcttgtcaataacctacaacattcaaatttggaccacatgtatagttttgagttttgacattgacctagtgacctactttcacatttttgaaggtacaggcttcaaatttggaccaatgcatagttctgtgttcagaaatgaaatttgaccttgattttgacctagtgatctactttcacatttctcaagctacagccttcaaatttggaccacatgcatagttttgtgcaccggaaaaaactttgaccttgacattgacctagtgacctactttcacatttttgaaggtacaggcttcaaatttggaccacgtgcatagttttgtgttccgaaatgaaatttgaccttgattttgatctagtgacctactttcacattacatttctcaagctacaggctttaaatttggaccacatgcatagttttgtgtaccgaaatgaactttgatcttgagattgacctagtgacttactttcacatttctgaagttacaggcttcaaatttggaccacatgcatatttttgtgttctgaattgaaatttgacatggatttttacctagtacctactttcacatttctcaagctaagcctccaaatttgaagcacatgcatagttttgtataccgaaatgaacttttaccttgaaattgatctggtgacctacttaaacatttctcaagctacagcattcaacttggaccacatgcatgggccacatgcacagtgttgtgtaccgaaatgaaattttaccttgattttgaccttgagttagtcttgaaatttggaacattcaaaaatggctcaatggtgggcgccaatatcactctgtgatctcttgttaagaGAAACCGCCTATTACAGCAAATACTGCAGATAAGCCATACATTCACACGACCTGTTTCCTTGGTAATACAGAGGATATCAGTTACG
Protein-coding sequences here:
- the LOC123549701 gene encoding uncharacterized protein LOC123549701 → MHGYIVVLLCYFTFTNSLDSGCETINGILFFDKSIRSKEEQLQQALRIWKHVKNGLPENSEIDLNNIGKEVEHISSVLHHNNDGWLDKLNEHSLDAIDTYGTIPSHVIERKINSYFSASKYKLVAEIVVLFVSSSTSLDNIPLSLLKKKTIVVVFGDSASQQWKTVSSRDDHLFLVNRTENLGTISERLINAACIDSSYYCDTDQYSTKKGAKCKDCIGNACSKNPTEEISNTCKSRCPFFRRTVPEKAVITHDFIKENERTARVPDHKPIALKVTAIVKYRSDNRSGSFYRLCSIQKATTNTNAFEH